The Amycolatopsis sp. DG1A-15b genome contains the following window.
CCTCCAGTGGCGAAACGGTGCCCGCAGTCTTCTCCGGGCGCCCGTGCCGGAGCAGGGTTCGGGCCCGGCTTCACCCGGATGGCAGTGTCAGAGCTTCAGGCGGTCGCCCAGGCCGCGGATGTGGTCCGCCGCACCGCAGTCCAGGTCGAGCTGGCGACGGCGTTCCGCGACGAACGCCCGGCCCAGCCCCGTCCGGTCCGATGTGGACATGCTCCGGCGCAGTTCGTTCAGCAGCCCGCGTTCCTCGCCGCGCACATGAGCGTCGACGACTTTCTCCAGACGTGGCAACGCCTTTTCGAAGTCGTCGCCCTCCAGGACCGCGAGCAGGTCGTCGGCGAGCGGTTCGCCCGGCGCGTCCGGGCGGACGATCCGCTCGGTCGCCGTCGCGTGGGCGACCAGCAGGGCCGACAGCTCCGCCACCAGCGCCGGCCGGTCGGCTTCGGTGTTGCGCAGGTCGCGCAGCAGCTGCTCGAACCGGCGGTGGTCGGCCAGCAGGACCTCGACCAGGTCCGAACCCGGCGCCGCCGCGGCCGGGGCCGGGCGCATCCAGCCGAACGTCAGCTCCACCGCCTGGCGCCAGTGCGCGTATTCGGAGTCACGGCGGGCCGGGTCCATCGCCGGCAGCCACTGGCCGGCCCGGTGCCAGTTGCGCCGCAGGCCCTCCAGGTCCGGCCAGTACCCGACGGACAGCCCCGCCGCGTAAGCCGCGCCCAGCGAGACCGTCTCCGCCACCATCGGACGCACCACCGGCACGTCGAGGACGTCGGCGATGCACTGCATCAGCAAGTTGTCCGCGGTCATCCCGCCGTCGACCTTCAACGTCGACAGGGCCAGCCCGGAGTCGGCGTTCATCGCGTCGACGACCTCGCGGGTCTGCCAGGCGGTCGCTTCCAGCACCGCCCGCGCCAGGTGGCCCTTCGTGATGTACGACGTCAGCCCGGCGATCACCCCGCGCGCCTCGCTGTGCCAGTGCGGCGCGAACAGGCCGGAGAACGCGGGCACGATGTAGCAGCCGCCGTTGTCCTCGACCGTCCTGGCCAGCGTCTCGATCTCGGGCGCGCTGCCGATCAGCTCCAGGCCGTCCCGGAACCACTGGACCAGCGATCCGGTGACGGCGATCGAGCCTTCGAGGGCGTACACCGCGGGCTCGTCACCGATCTTGAACCCGACGGTGGTGAGCATGCCGTGGGTGGACAGCACCGGCGTCGGGCCGGTGTTGAGCAGCAGGAAGCTGCCGGTGCCGTAGGTGCACTTGGCCTCGCCGGGCGCGAAGCAGGTCTGGCCGAACAGCGCCGCCTGCTGGTCGCCGAGCGCCGCGGCGATCCGGATGCCGGGGACCACTCGCGAAGTGGTGCCGTAGACCTCGGTCGAGGACCGGATCTCCGGCAGCATCGCGCGCGGGACGTCGAAGAACTCCAGGAGCTCGTCGTCCCAGTTCAGCGTGCGCAGGTTCATCAGCATGGTGCGCGAGGCGTTGGTGACGTCGGTGACGTGCACGCCGCCCTCGGCGCCGCCGGTGAGGTTCCAGATCAGCCAGCTCTCGATGGTGCCGAAGAGGACGTCCCCGCGTTCGGCCCGCTCGCGCAGCCCCGGGGTGCGTTCGAGCAGCCAGCGGATGCGCGGTGCCGAGAAGTAGGTGGCCAGGGGCAGGCCGCACAGCTGCCGCACGCGGTCGGCGCCGGGTTCGCGGGCGAGCTGTTCGAGCATGGCGTCGGTGCGGGTGTCCTGCCAGACGATCGCCCGTCCGACGGGGTTGCCGGTACGCCGGTCCCACAGGACGGTGGTCTCGCGCTGGTTGGCGATCCCCAGCCCGACGACCTGATCGGCGGTGGCGCCCGCGTCGGCGAGCGCC
Protein-coding sequences here:
- the glpK gene encoding glycerol kinase GlpK; this encodes MVQRYVMSIDQGTTSTRCILFDARGRLVSVVQREHQQHFPRPGWVEHDATEIWRNVSRIVPQALADAGATADQVVGLGIANQRETTVLWDRRTGNPVGRAIVWQDTRTDAMLEQLAREPGADRVRQLCGLPLATYFSAPRIRWLLERTPGLRERAERGDVLFGTIESWLIWNLTGGAEGGVHVTDVTNASRTMLMNLRTLNWDDELLEFFDVPRAMLPEIRSSTEVYGTTSRVVPGIRIAAALGDQQAALFGQTCFAPGEAKCTYGTGSFLLLNTGPTPVLSTHGMLTTVGFKIGDEPAVYALEGSIAVTGSLVQWFRDGLELIGSAPEIETLARTVEDNGGCYIVPAFSGLFAPHWHSEARGVIAGLTSYITKGHLARAVLEATAWQTREVVDAMNADSGLALSTLKVDGGMTADNLLMQCIADVLDVPVVRPMVAETVSLGAAYAAGLSVGYWPDLEGLRRNWHRAGQWLPAMDPARRDSEYAHWRQAVELTFGWMRPAPAAAAPGSDLVEVLLADHRRFEQLLRDLRNTEADRPALVAELSALLVAHATATERIVRPDAPGEPLADDLLAVLEGDDFEKALPRLEKVVDAHVRGEERGLLNELRRSMSTSDRTGLGRAFVAERRRQLDLDCGAADHIRGLGDRLKL